Proteins from a single region of Pseudorasbora parva isolate DD20220531a chromosome 22, ASM2467924v1, whole genome shotgun sequence:
- the inka1a gene encoding PAK4-inhibitor inka1, with the protein MLCLQESGDCLREQMRFMMRSLQDLKHLRRSCAAPPVGPPVRLRACKQLIAQRERRARLRISDASEASSYDSACCLSSSLEEEDSTSGPSAVSSPSSERSLEFDSGYSEASWQDEGVVLRRTQNIRVSSAACLRTNQTANTRVRPKSTSDACLESWTSFETASDPEDWTTSLLTRGRNRQPLVLGDNSFADLIQNWMDLPECPEQTEQKYSSGRSFAKDLLVNVKRKIAGISRSTDGPRKSSDGTKLSKSIMAPKRLSCQVDVQHKMPFFYKSHTGLNELDTDFFQFTALMKSGSRMPIVCSDIIGYI; encoded by the exons ATG ttGTGCCTACAGGAATCTGGCGACTGTCTGCGGGAACAGATGCGTTTTATGATGCGATCCTTGCAGGATCTCAAGCATTTGCGGCGGAGCTGCGCAGCACCCCCTGTCGGACCTCCAGTGAGATTGCGTGCTTGCAAGCAGCTGATAGCCCAACGAGAACGGCGAGCACGGTTGAGGATCAGCGACGCCAGTGAGGCGAGCAGTTACGACTCTGCCTGCTGTCTATCTAGCTCTCTAGAGGAGGAGGACTCTACGAGCGGCCCATCGGCTGTTAGCTCACCGAGCAGCGAGCGAAGTCTTGAGTTTGATTCGGGTTACTCTGAGGCCTCCTGGCAGGATGAAGGAGTGGTGTTACGGCGCACCCAAAACATCCGTGTATCTTCGGCTGCGTGTCTTCGCACCAACCAGACGGCCAACACCCGAGTGCGTCCTAAGTCGACTTCCGACGCTTGCTTGGAAAGTTGGACATCGTTTGAGACCGCGAGTGACCCGGAGGACTGGACTACGTCACTACTCACCCGCGGGCGTAACCGGCAGCCACTAGTGCTGGGAGACAACAGCTTCGCTGATCTCATTCAGAACTGGATGGACTTACCGGAATGTCCGGAACAGACTGAACAAAAGTACAGTTCTGGACGCAGTTTCGCTAAAGACCTCTTGGTAAATGTCAAACGGAAGATAGCCGGGATTTCGCGGAGTACTGATGGGCCAAGAAAGTCGTCAGATGGTACAAAGCTGAGCAAATCAATTATGGCTCCCAAACGACTTTCTTGCCAAGTTGACGTACAGCACAAAATGCCATTCTTCTATAAATCCCACACAGGTCTGAATGAACTGGACACAGATTTCTTCCAGTTTACGGCACTCATGAAATCTGGAAGCAGAATGCCCATTGTCTGTAGTGACATTATTGGGTACATATGA